The following are encoded together in the Humulus lupulus chromosome 5, drHumLupu1.1, whole genome shotgun sequence genome:
- the LOC133779908 gene encoding uncharacterized protein LOC133779908: MGTKLFLSLFTVFWLELNSGLIGLDFIADNKSTIKAIYTGSEFLESVFAGVEVGIVFLATKEYTDAAWDFVKMVENNYGFPNKIICPCKKCRNLNHHCVDDVFEHLVITGMDPTYRIWVHHGEQPIDTQVDEVSNDMDAFDLYTTAAMDDVDNNIGCGGGEDDEFVNEDLQKKLEDAETPLYEGCEKYTKLSSIVALYRLKNLNGWTDKSFTRLLELLCDMFPKNNVLPDSMYSVRKFLRNFDLKYEKIDACINDCCLFRKEKAKMDVCPKCSVSRWKVDKHTKNVKVGEAAKVLRYFPIIPRLKRLFRSKEMAENLRWHFTHKSIDGKMRHPVDTPAWDSINERWPEFNLEPRNLRLGLAADGINPYKSLSSTYSCWPVMLVIYNLPPWLCMRDENTFLSLLIPGRKQPGNDIDIYLEPLIEDLNKLWNNGVHTYDAFDKSFFNLKAMLLWTINDFPAYGNLAGCTTKGKTTCPICEVGKRLAYIVVESLPVSCTCRDY, translated from the exons ATGGGCACTaaattgtttctctctctctttactGTTTTCTGGCTGGAATTGAATTCTGGGTTGATTGGTCTGGATTTTATTGCT GACAACAAGAGTACAATAAAAGCAATTTACACGGGTTCTGAATTTCTGGAGAGTGTTTTTGCTGGTGTTGAAGTTGGTATAGTGTTTCT aGCTACAAAAGAGTACACGGATGCGGCATGGGACTTTGTGAAAATGGTAGAAAATAATTATGGTTTTCCAAATAAAATTATCTGTCCTTGTAAGAAGTGTCGAAACTTAAATCATCATTGTGTTGATGATGTTTTTGAGCACTTAGTTATAACCGGAATGGATCCAACTTATCGTATTTGGGTTCACCATGGAGAGCAACCCATTGATACTCAAGTTGACGAAGTTTCGAATGATATGGATGCATTTGATTTATACACGACTGCTGCCATGGATGATGTGGACAATAATATAGGTTGTGGAGGTGGTGAAGACGATGAATTTGTTAACGAAGATCTTCAAAAGAAGTTGGAGGATGCGGAAACTCCTTTATATGAAGGGTGTGAGAAATACACAAAACTTTCATCAATTGTAGCTTTATATAGGTTGAAGAATCTGAATGGTTGGACAGACAAAAGTTTTACTAGACTATTAGAACTCCTTTGTGATATGTTTCCCAAAAACAATGTACTTCCTGATTCCATGTACTCAGTTaggaaatttttgagaaatttcgaTTTGAAATATGAAAAGATTGATGCTTGTATTAATGATTGTTGCTTATTTAGAAAGGAGAAGGCTAAAATGGATGTTTGTCCTAAGTGTAGTGTTTCTAGATGGAAAGTTGATAAACACACAAAGAATGTTAAAGTTGGTGAGGCTGCCAAAGTTTTGAGGTATTTTCCGATAATACCCCGATTGAAAAGATTGTTTAGATCAAAAGAAATGGCTGAAAACTTAAGGTGGCATTTCACTCATAAAAGTATTGATGGGAAGATGCGACATCCAGTGGACACACCTGCTTGGGATTCCATTAATGAAAGATGGCCAGAGTTTAATCTTGAACCACGCAACCTTAGGCTCGGACTAGCTGCTGATGGAATTAACCCCTATAAAAGTCTAAGCTCCACTTATAGTTGTTGGCCAGTGATGCTTGTTATCTATAATTTaccaccttggttgtgcatgagggACGAAAATACATTTTTGTCATTATTGATTCCAGGTCGTAAACAACCTGGAAACgatattgatatttatttggagcCTCTTATTGAAGACTTAAACAAATTGTGGAATAATGGAGTGCATACTTATGATGCATTCGACAAAAGCTTCTTCAATTTGAAGGCAATGTTGTTGTGGACAATAAACGATTTTCCTGCATATGGAAATCTTGCTGGGTGTACAACCAAAGGCAAGACAACTTGCCCGATTTGTG AAGTAGGAAAACGACTGGCCTATATTGTGGTAGAGAGTTTGCCTGTTAGCTGTACATGTAGAGACTACTAG
- the LOC133779907 gene encoding uncharacterized protein LOC133779907 → MKNKMSEMMNLINTIAKSVNIQGFTQPSEAESHMPSPMSVNNLKFTPENNACNLLDWNGSGEIVAEGRWSSSDPLCEVHHLRLGPNAMRVWVDVAKKPTAYLWRPTSHMSTIEEAVGCTVAWPSNKVTMRYLWCTTNE, encoded by the exons ATGAAGAATAAAATGTCTGAGATGATGAATCTTATTAATACTATTGCAAAAAGTGTAAACATTCAg GGGTTTACTCAACCAAGTGAAGCGGAGTCACACATGCCTTCTCCTATG AGTGTTAATAATCTGAAGTTCACTCCTGAAAACAATGCTTGCAATTTACTTGATTGGAATGGAAGTGGAGAAATTGTTGCAGAAGGTCGATGGTCTTCTAGTGATCCTTTATGTGAGGTGCATCATCTTCGTCTTGGGCCTAATGCAATGAGAGTTTGGGTTGATGTTGCTAAGAAACCTACTGCATATTTATGGAGACCAACATCACATATGAGTACAATTGAAGAAGCGGTTGGTTGCACTGTTGCTTGGCCTTCTAATAAAGTTACAATgag ATATCTTTG GTGCACAACTAATGAATGA